From the Homo sapiens chromosome 1, GRCh38.p14 Primary Assembly genome, one window contains:
- the ERMAP gene encoding erythroid membrane-associated protein isoform X5, which yields MKKHSLREVRSQYHKEVSSRAGIGAPAFVIPEHQQYRLGLGSWVIPSVTPSPSARLCCLPLSVLVRMEMASSAGSWLSGCLIPLVFLRLSVHVSGHAGDAGKFHVALLGGTAELLCPLSLWPGTVPKEVRWLRSPFPQRSQAVHIFRDGKDQDEDLMPEYKGRTVLVRDAQEGSVTLQILDVRLEDQGSYRCLIQVGNLSKEDTVILQVAAPSVGSLSPSAVALAVILPVLVLLIMVCLCLIWKQRRAKEKLLYEHVTETIFFQTMLKKKENSIKLSRNSGVN from the exons atgaagaaacaCAGTCTCAGAGAAGTTCGGTCACAGTATCACAAGGaggtaagtagcagagctgggattggagCCCCGGCCTTTGTGATCCCAGAGCACCAGCAATACCGTCTCGGCCTCGGCTCCTGGGTTATACCCTCTGTCACGCCAAGCCCATCAGCCCGCTTGTGctgtctccctctgtctgtcCTAGTTCGGATGGAGATGGCGAGTTCTGCTGGCTCCTGGCTCTCTGGCTGCCTCATCCCTCTCGTCTTCCTCCGGCTGTCTGTGCATGTGTCAG GCCACGCAGGGGATGCCGGCAAGTTCCACGTGGCCCTACTAGGGGGCACAGCCGAGCTGCtctgccctctctccctctggcCCGGGACGGTACCCAAGGAGGTGAGGTGGCTGCGGTCCCCATTCCCGCAGCGCTCCCAGGCTGTTCACATATTCCGGGATGGGAAGGACCAGGATGAAGATCTGATGCCGGAATATAAGGGGAGGACGGTGCTAGTGAGAGATGCCCAAGAGGGAAGTGTCACTCTGCAGATCCTTGACGTGCGCCTTGAGGACCAAGGGTCTTACCGATGTCTGATCCAAGTTGGAAATCTGAGTAAAGAGGACACCGTGATCCTGCAGGTTGCAG CCCCATCTGTGGGGAGTCTCTCCCCCTCAGCAGTGGCTCTGGCTGTGATCCTGCCTGTCCTGGTACTTCTCATCATGGTGTGCCTTTGCCTTATCTGGAAGCAAAGAAGAGCAAAAG aAAAGCTTCTCTATGAACATGTGACGGAG aCAATCTTCTTTCAGACCATGCTAAAGAAAAAG GAAAACTCCATAAAGCTGTCA aGAAACTCCGGAGTGAACTGA